The Poriferisphaera corsica DNA segment ATGGTTGCCACAAGTTGAGCAGATTGTTGTTGAACTGCATGGCGAGGAAGCTGAGGGTATTGTGACTAACGCAATCTCAGACGAATTTACGGTAGATCGAAAAGGCGAGAAAATGCACTACCAACGGAAAGTCCTTTCCGCAGTTGAAACTTAGTACCCTTTTTTTAACACCTTTCTCCTAATGTATGCTGTAAATCCACTATCAAAAACCTGTGCAAGCTCTGATGAGTGTAATGGGTGATGTCATTGCTTTTAGCTTCAGCGAGTGATATCTAAATTACAGGCATACGTATATTTGGCAACTAAATAGTGATCAAATCTGTATCTCGTATTTGAGATCGCACCTAATCATAAGATAGTTGCTGCCGAAGTGATTTTATTCGTTTAGCGTGATCGCTTCGTCCGCTTGCTTGATATGAATTAAACCATCAGTCACTTCCGAGAATCCGACAAGTATAAACTGTACAGCCATCGCCACGAGAATCAGGCCAAGTAGTCTTGAGCAAATTTCCATCCCCAATCCACCGAGTACGCGCTTGATAGCCGACGACATGAGCAGGATCAGGACCGTGACTCCCGCCACAGCAAAGATGGCTGAGGTGCCCGCGATGCGAGTTGGGATTGTGCTGGGGTATTGCGATGACAAGATGATCGCTGTTGCGACCGATCCCGGCCCGACAAAGATCGGAAATACTAATGGGATAAATATGGTCTGGAATCGAGAGGCCGCCATCCGCATCGCTGATTTCCGCGCCGCCGGGGCCTTTGGATGAGCCGCATCAGAATGAACCTCCCAAAGCATCTTGATCCCGGTCAACAGCAAAATGATTCCCCCCGCAATCCGAAATGCAGGCAACGACACATCGAAAAATCTCAATACCTCGTTCCCTGCTAAGTAAAATGTTCCCAGCCCCAAAAAAATAAACAGCCCCATCAGTAGTGCAATCCCGTTCCGCACCCGCGGTGGGTCGTTACCTGTCGCTTCCACGAATATGGGCAAACACCCGATCGGGTTCACAATCGAAAACAGTGTTATAAAGAAGATTGCAAAATGCTGCGTATGCATAGTTGGCTCCGCACCGCTTCCCCTTGCCGGGTCCCCATCTGAAATCTGATCGGTCAGCCGCGCAAAAAAAAATAGTCAGGCTCCCCCTCTTTGTGCATAAAAGCGGTACGGGAAAATCCGTAATTGAAATGGAAATTAGTTCTGAGTGCCTGCAAATAAAAGAGTTAAGTGCCACAGTCTGCCGAAAGTGGGTTGGCTGGGGGCACACGGTGGATAAATGTTGGGGAAAGCGATGGACTTGTGCAATAAGCTCGGTAACTATAAAACATTA contains these protein-coding regions:
- a CDS encoding MarC family protein, with the translated sequence MHTQHFAIFFITLFSIVNPIGCLPIFVEATGNDPPRVRNGIALLMGLFIFLGLGTFYLAGNEVLRFFDVSLPAFRIAGGIILLLTGIKMLWEVHSDAAHPKAPAARKSAMRMAASRFQTIFIPLVFPIFVGPGSVATAIILSSQYPSTIPTRIAGTSAIFAVAGVTVLILLMSSAIKRVLGGLGMEICSRLLGLILVAMAVQFILVGFSEVTDGLIHIKQADEAITLNE